The Longimicrobiales bacterium genome includes a window with the following:
- a CDS encoding class I SAM-dependent RNA methyltransferase, giving the protein MSGEATDQELVEVSVRALSSSGAGVADLPEGQVVFVPRTAPGDRVRIRLGKMKKRWGKATIDEMLEQSANRVKPACALFDECGGCSLQHIPYETQLEWKAQWVRDALERIAHIQVETPDVTPSPAPLGYRNRVTYTLRRLRGGRIIAGFHALGRPAHVIEVKHECMLPEPELKGAWIQLRAVWGMGARLLPGAGRLRLTLRKSAGGVVLLVEGGEAGWRAKALAEAATQLVAIWHRPSGNEPAVRITGDQVFEAWEDESVPVAAGAFLQVNRAVAKEMQQYVGVQVGEADSVVDAYCGVGAYARVLARRGASVTGIELDPEACEAARFEAPATLQIVEGSVEECLAETLPTEVLILNPPRTGLDESIPAVIQASPPKRVIYVSCDPATLARDIDRLSPAFKLVRIQAFDLFPQTAHIETVAVLEAASEE; this is encoded by the coding sequence ATGAGCGGCGAAGCGACGGACCAAGAGTTGGTAGAAGTCTCTGTGCGCGCCCTGTCATCGAGCGGTGCGGGCGTAGCGGATCTTCCCGAAGGACAGGTGGTGTTCGTCCCCAGGACCGCGCCCGGCGACCGCGTGCGTATCCGGCTCGGCAAAATGAAGAAGCGCTGGGGAAAGGCCACCATCGACGAAATGCTGGAGCAGTCCGCTAATCGCGTGAAGCCAGCATGTGCTCTCTTCGATGAATGCGGTGGTTGCTCGCTTCAGCACATTCCATACGAGACGCAGCTCGAGTGGAAAGCCCAATGGGTTCGAGATGCCCTGGAGCGGATCGCACACATCCAGGTGGAGACCCCAGATGTGACGCCATCTCCAGCCCCGCTCGGATACCGGAACAGGGTGACCTACACTCTTCGCAGGCTCCGAGGCGGACGGATCATCGCCGGCTTCCATGCGCTGGGACGTCCGGCACACGTCATTGAAGTCAAGCATGAATGCATGCTTCCCGAGCCTGAACTCAAGGGCGCTTGGATTCAACTGCGCGCCGTTTGGGGCATGGGGGCGCGCCTCTTGCCCGGCGCCGGACGGCTACGTCTGACACTGCGCAAGTCTGCGGGCGGCGTCGTCCTCCTCGTGGAGGGTGGTGAAGCCGGGTGGCGGGCCAAGGCGCTCGCGGAAGCCGCAACGCAACTCGTCGCAATCTGGCACCGGCCCTCAGGCAACGAGCCCGCGGTACGTATCACGGGCGACCAAGTATTCGAGGCTTGGGAGGACGAGTCCGTGCCGGTGGCCGCCGGGGCATTTCTACAGGTCAACCGCGCAGTCGCGAAAGAGATGCAGCAGTACGTCGGTGTCCAAGTCGGCGAAGCTGATTCCGTGGTCGATGCTTATTGTGGCGTCGGTGCGTACGCCCGGGTGCTCGCCCGACGCGGAGCCTCTGTAACCGGGATCGAACTGGACCCTGAAGCCTGCGAAGCGGCGCGATTCGAGGCCCCCGCGACGCTCCAGATCGTCGAGGGAAGCGTGGAGGAATGTCTCGCCGAGACACTACCAACCGAGGTGTTGATTCTCAATCCACCACGCACCGGACTGGACGAGTCTATTCCCGCCGTGATTCAAGCGAGCCCTCCGAAGCGGGTGATCTACGTGAGCTGTGACCCAGCGACGTTAGCCCGGGACATCGATCGTCTGTCGCCGGCCTTTAAGCTGGTCCGAATCCAAGCGTTCGACCTTTTCCCTCAGACCGCCCACATCGAGACTGTCGCAGTCTTGGAAGCGGCGTCCGAAGAATGA
- the purM gene encoding phosphoribosylformylglycinamidine cyclo-ligase — MSYRDAGVDLDAAERAKDGLKDLVASTRDRFTLSELGAFGGLYQVPDDLKGPVLVSSADGVGTKLKLGFASNRHDTVGQCLVNHCVNDILVQGARPLFFLDYLATGEMDEAVVNDVVRGVAIACRENSCALLGGETAQMPEFYAADEYDLAGFIVGAVERDAIIDGSQIRAGQTLVGIESSGMHTNGYTLARKIVFDRMGLGVEDEYPGTGHSVGEEMLAIHRSYAPLFLPLLADGVSIRGLAHVTGGGIPGNLPRVLPEGLGARVDRSSWEVPATFQTLQDGGNVTRDEMDRVFNMGIGMIAVVDEDGADAIRGAADTAGLASYVIGQIEDGEGVSYS, encoded by the coding sequence ATGAGCTACCGTGACGCCGGTGTGGACCTCGACGCCGCAGAACGAGCTAAAGACGGACTCAAGGATCTGGTCGCGTCGACGCGGGACCGATTCACGCTGTCCGAGCTCGGTGCTTTCGGGGGCTTGTACCAAGTTCCGGACGACCTCAAAGGCCCCGTCCTGGTATCGAGTGCGGACGGCGTGGGGACGAAGCTCAAGCTCGGCTTCGCGTCCAATCGGCATGACACCGTAGGTCAGTGCTTGGTGAACCACTGTGTGAACGACATTCTGGTCCAGGGCGCCAGACCGCTCTTCTTCCTGGACTACCTAGCGACCGGAGAAATGGACGAAGCGGTCGTAAATGACGTCGTCCGAGGCGTCGCCATCGCCTGCCGCGAAAATTCCTGCGCGCTTCTGGGCGGAGAAACGGCTCAGATGCCTGAGTTCTACGCCGCCGACGAGTACGACCTCGCGGGCTTCATCGTGGGCGCAGTAGAGCGGGACGCGATCATCGACGGATCGCAGATCAGGGCCGGTCAGACTCTGGTGGGAATCGAGTCTTCGGGCATGCATACGAACGGGTACACACTGGCCCGAAAGATCGTCTTCGACCGCATGGGTCTAGGGGTTGAGGACGAGTACCCGGGAACGGGTCACTCCGTGGGCGAGGAAATGCTCGCAATCCACAGAAGTTATGCACCGCTTTTCTTGCCCCTTCTCGCAGATGGCGTGTCCATTCGCGGCCTCGCCCATGTGACAGGGGGAGGCATCCCCGGGAACCTCCCGCGTGTTTTACCAGAAGGACTCGGCGCTCGCGTCGATCGCTCTAGCTGGGAGGTGCCAGCAACGTTCCAGACGCTACAGGACGGGGGAAACGTCACCAGGGACGAAATGGATCGTGTGTTCAACATGGGAATCGGCATGATCGCCGTTGTCGACGAGGACGGGGCCGACGCCATTCGGGGCGCAGCGGATACCGCGGGCCTCGCGTCCTACGTCATCGGGCAGATCGAAGACGGCGAAGGGGTGTCCTACTCCTGA
- a CDS encoding acetyl-CoA carboxylase biotin carboxylase subunit, with product MIRSLLVANRGEIAVRIVRAARERGIRTVAVFSEPDRLAPHVLEADEAYLIGPAPSAESYLRADKLIAVALAAGAEAIHPGYGFLAERASFAADVEAAGLIFVGPTADTISSMGDKTEARRRMADAGVPIVPGLTEALADPAEALRAAGEIGYPVLLKASAGGGGKGMRVVEGPDDIERAFDAAVREATAAFGDGAVYLERYLDNPRHVEIQVLGDSHGNVVHLAERECSIQRRHQKLVEEAPSAVLTPEERAAMGQAAVMAAQAVNYRGAGTIEFLYQNGEFFFLEMNTRLQVEHPVTELVTGVDLVDWQLRVASGEELDFSQDDITLSGHAIECRITSEDPLSGFLPSTGVVTHLEVPTGPGVRWDGGIQEGFEVSLHYDPLLAKLIVHGPSREMAIERMARALDELVISGIDTCAPFHRRVMDEPDFQEGRLTIRYLDEHPELLEPDADESSLVAVAVAAALLEDEDRQRHRSPRIGTSDGSGMSPWRAAILPGRDGAR from the coding sequence TTGATCCGGTCCCTACTTGTCGCGAACCGCGGTGAGATCGCAGTTCGAATCGTCCGAGCCGCTCGAGAACGCGGAATTCGCACGGTGGCGGTCTTCTCCGAGCCTGATCGGCTGGCGCCTCATGTTTTGGAGGCGGATGAGGCATATCTGATCGGCCCAGCACCGTCTGCGGAGAGCTATCTGCGAGCCGACAAGCTCATTGCGGTCGCCCTAGCCGCAGGCGCCGAAGCGATTCATCCCGGATACGGATTCCTCGCGGAACGTGCATCGTTTGCGGCGGACGTGGAAGCCGCTGGTTTGATCTTCGTCGGGCCCACCGCGGATACGATCTCCTCTATGGGAGACAAGACCGAGGCGCGGCGCCGAATGGCCGACGCCGGCGTCCCCATCGTGCCGGGTCTCACGGAAGCCCTCGCTGATCCTGCGGAGGCGCTCCGGGCGGCTGGCGAGATCGGATATCCTGTGCTCCTCAAGGCTTCTGCTGGAGGTGGCGGGAAGGGAATGCGCGTCGTTGAAGGCCCGGACGACATCGAACGTGCCTTCGACGCTGCTGTCCGGGAGGCCACGGCTGCTTTTGGAGATGGAGCTGTCTATCTAGAGCGGTACTTGGACAATCCGCGCCATGTCGAAATTCAGGTCCTAGGCGATTCACACGGCAACGTCGTGCATCTGGCGGAGCGCGAGTGCTCGATCCAAAGGCGACATCAGAAGTTGGTTGAAGAAGCGCCCTCGGCCGTGCTCACCCCCGAGGAACGTGCAGCCATGGGCCAGGCCGCAGTCATGGCCGCACAGGCAGTGAACTACCGAGGTGCGGGAACTATCGAGTTTCTCTACCAAAACGGAGAGTTCTTCTTCCTAGAAATGAACACCCGACTTCAGGTGGAGCACCCGGTGACGGAACTCGTCACAGGTGTTGACCTGGTGGACTGGCAGCTCAGGGTTGCGTCCGGAGAAGAGCTCGACTTCAGTCAGGACGACATCACGCTGTCGGGGCACGCGATCGAGTGTCGAATCACGTCAGAGGACCCTCTTTCAGGCTTCCTTCCGTCAACCGGCGTGGTCACCCACCTCGAGGTCCCCACCGGACCGGGCGTACGCTGGGACGGAGGCATCCAGGAAGGCTTCGAGGTCTCGCTGCACTACGACCCGTTGCTGGCAAAACTCATCGTGCATGGTCCTTCCCGCGAGATGGCGATCGAACGCATGGCACGCGCGCTCGACGAGTTGGTCATTTCGGGCATCGACACCTGCGCCCCGTTCCACCGTCGCGTGATGGACGAACCTGATTTTCAAGAGGGCCGGCTGACCATCCGGTACTTGGACGAGCACCCCGAGCTTTTGGAGCCCGACGCCGACGAGTCGTCGCTGGTTGCCGTGGCCGTGGCCGCCGCGCTCCTAGAAGACGAAGACCGGCAGCGTCATCGTTCTCCTCGGATCGGCACCTCGGACGGCTCGGGAATGTCTCCCTGGCGAGCAGCGATTCTCCCGGGACGGGATGGAGCACGATGA
- a CDS encoding riboflavin synthase — protein MFTGIVEAMGEITATEDRETTRTFTVRAPGLAPSLSLGASISIDGACFTAVTIDGGDFTVDAIGTTLERTVAASYAIGTRVNLERPMQLGARLDGHLVQGHVDGVGHLVESIKSGEFWLMDFSIPEDVLGLTVKHGSITLNGVSLTVSELPAPGVCRIGVIPFTHEHTNLGILEAGDRINIEGDMIGKYVGRVLASRDD, from the coding sequence ATGTTCACGGGAATCGTTGAAGCCATGGGCGAAATCACGGCTACTGAAGACCGCGAGACGACGCGGACTTTCACGGTCCGGGCGCCGGGGCTCGCTCCATCACTGTCGCTGGGGGCTTCGATATCGATCGATGGTGCGTGCTTCACCGCGGTCACCATTGATGGGGGTGACTTCACCGTTGATGCGATCGGGACGACGCTGGAGCGAACCGTGGCCGCGTCCTATGCAATCGGCACGAGGGTCAACCTCGAGCGGCCCATGCAACTCGGCGCACGCCTGGACGGGCACTTGGTCCAGGGACACGTGGACGGCGTCGGCCACCTCGTTGAATCGATTAAGTCCGGCGAATTCTGGCTGATGGACTTCTCGATTCCCGAGGATGTTCTCGGGCTCACCGTAAAACACGGATCCATCACGCTCAACGGGGTAAGCCTCACCGTGAGCGAATTGCCCGCGCCTGGTGTGTGCCGGATCGGTGTGATTCCGTTCACTCACGAACACACCAACCTCGGCATTCTCGAAGCGGGAGACCGCATCAACATCGAGGGTGATATGATCGGCAAATACGTCGGCAGAGTCCTCGCTTCTCGTGACGACTGA
- a CDS encoding PfkB family carbohydrate kinase, with translation MSILCVGSVALDSVETPFAKAERVLGGSATFFTSAATLFSPVQVVGVVGDDYPLAKLDFLSKRGADLSGIEQRPGESFFWAGKYHFDLNTRDTLETRLGVFADFQPKIPDAFKSSKYVFLGNIDPDLQHDVLDQVDTPDVVACDTMNYWIEGNRESLNSLLERVNILIVNDEEARQLADEPNLLKASRWIRDRGPDIVVIKKGEHGAILFADDWLFFVPGYPLEEVFDPTGAGDAFAGGFMGSLAQAGNLEATSLRRAMVFGSVMGSFAVERFSVERLIDLSRPLVDKRLQEFHEMTAFETHMGIEQRV, from the coding sequence ATGTCGATTCTTTGTGTAGGTAGCGTAGCCCTCGACTCCGTCGAGACGCCCTTTGCCAAGGCTGAGCGCGTTCTCGGCGGTTCCGCGACGTTCTTCACGTCAGCCGCGACCCTGTTCAGTCCAGTCCAAGTGGTTGGAGTGGTCGGTGACGACTACCCCCTCGCTAAGCTGGACTTTCTTTCCAAGAGAGGTGCGGACCTTTCCGGCATCGAACAACGCCCGGGGGAGAGCTTCTTCTGGGCAGGGAAGTACCACTTTGACCTGAACACGCGTGACACGTTGGAAACGCGGCTCGGCGTCTTCGCAGATTTTCAGCCGAAGATCCCGGACGCGTTCAAGTCCTCAAAATACGTCTTCCTCGGCAACATCGATCCAGACCTACAGCACGACGTTCTCGACCAAGTCGACACCCCTGATGTCGTAGCCTGCGACACGATGAACTACTGGATCGAGGGCAACCGTGAGTCGCTGAATTCCCTGCTCGAGCGGGTGAACATCCTCATTGTGAACGACGAAGAGGCTCGTCAGCTCGCCGACGAACCAAACCTCCTTAAGGCGTCGCGGTGGATTCGCGACCGCGGTCCCGACATCGTCGTCATAAAGAAGGGTGAACACGGAGCGATTCTGTTCGCGGACGACTGGCTCTTCTTTGTACCGGGATATCCGCTCGAAGAGGTCTTCGATCCCACCGGCGCAGGCGACGCCTTCGCCGGCGGCTTCATGGGCTCCCTAGCTCAGGCAGGGAACCTCGAAGCAACCTCGCTTCGGCGAGCCATGGTGTTCGGCTCTGTGATGGGGTCGTTTGCAGTAGAGCGCTTCAGCGTGGAACGACTCATTGACCTGTCTCGTCCTCTTGTGGACAAGAGGTTGCAGGAGTTCCATGAAATGACCGCCTTCGAAACTCACATGGGGATCGAGCAACGTGTCTGA
- the argS gene encoding arginine--tRNA ligase, producing MEHEEIRAGLAVALETMGVSGAKIQLVRPKDPSHGDVACSVAMTLAGELKKAPRQIAEDIVAALDLGAMGVEAAEIAGPGFLNFRLSAGAVASILGEILTKDRDFGRTETGAGQSVMVEFVSANPTGPLHLGHARQAALGDAVAELLDWTGWTVHREYYYNDGGLQMERLAESVRARYLQHFGHEAEIPEGGYHGDYVIDIARSLVDDHGDRFIADASPEAMDAIRSMAVKIVRADQDRDLGQFRVHFDEYYLESSLYDEGRVDGTIQALKDTGLTYELDGATWLKTTEFGDQKDRVMVRSNGLPTYFLPDTAYHKHKWERGYHRVINVQGADHHGTVDRVQSGVRALGMPEGFPEYVIHQMVRVERDGVPVKFSKRSGSGMTLRELVDEVGVDVTRYFFQMRKPDAHMLFDINAALDQSDKNPVFKVQYAHARMCSIFVKAGVEPEDISAESVDLSVLSHDLERELLKQLGEFTKTLERGAATASAHGVTEYLEKTSGAANAWYHAGNPSRNPELAVLVDDPDLRNARLALARAVQVVLRNGLAVLGIDAPQRLDRPSDDSSS from the coding sequence ATGGAGCACGAAGAGATCAGAGCTGGGTTAGCGGTAGCCCTCGAGACCATGGGCGTTTCAGGCGCTAAGATCCAGCTTGTGCGCCCCAAGGACCCTTCGCACGGCGACGTGGCCTGCAGTGTGGCGATGACGCTCGCGGGCGAGCTGAAAAAGGCACCCCGGCAGATTGCGGAAGACATCGTCGCGGCGTTGGACCTGGGTGCCATGGGTGTGGAGGCAGCAGAGATTGCCGGTCCAGGATTTCTGAACTTCAGGCTGTCCGCCGGTGCTGTCGCTTCCATCCTCGGAGAGATCCTCACCAAGGATCGTGACTTCGGGCGTACCGAGACCGGTGCTGGACAATCAGTGATGGTGGAGTTCGTCTCGGCAAACCCGACCGGCCCACTACACCTTGGTCACGCCCGACAAGCGGCACTCGGCGATGCGGTCGCTGAGCTCCTCGATTGGACCGGATGGACCGTCCACCGGGAGTACTACTACAACGACGGTGGTCTCCAGATGGAGCGCCTCGCGGAAAGTGTGCGAGCCCGCTATCTGCAGCACTTCGGACACGAGGCGGAAATCCCTGAGGGCGGTTATCACGGCGACTACGTCATCGACATTGCCCGGAGTCTCGTCGACGACCATGGCGATCGCTTCATAGCCGACGCTTCTCCGGAAGCCATGGATGCCATCAGAAGCATGGCGGTGAAGATCGTCCGTGCGGACCAAGACCGTGACCTAGGTCAGTTCCGGGTACACTTCGATGAGTACTACCTAGAGTCCTCTCTCTACGACGAGGGGCGCGTCGACGGGACCATCCAGGCGCTGAAAGATACCGGGCTCACCTACGAACTCGATGGTGCCACGTGGCTCAAGACGACCGAATTCGGAGATCAGAAAGACCGGGTGATGGTGCGTAGCAATGGTCTGCCCACGTACTTCCTTCCCGACACCGCCTACCACAAACACAAGTGGGAGCGAGGGTATCACCGGGTGATCAACGTGCAGGGTGCGGATCACCACGGCACAGTAGATCGAGTGCAGAGTGGTGTTCGCGCGCTGGGCATGCCCGAAGGCTTCCCGGAGTATGTCATTCACCAGATGGTGCGCGTAGAACGGGACGGTGTTCCGGTGAAATTCTCGAAACGGTCGGGTTCGGGAATGACTTTGCGAGAGCTTGTCGACGAGGTCGGCGTAGACGTCACGCGCTATTTCTTCCAAATGCGGAAGCCCGATGCGCACATGCTCTTCGACATCAATGCTGCTTTGGATCAGTCGGATAAGAATCCGGTCTTCAAGGTCCAATATGCGCACGCGCGCATGTGTTCGATCTTCGTGAAAGCGGGGGTAGAGCCGGAGGACATTTCAGCGGAATCGGTCGATCTCTCCGTTCTGAGCCACGATCTCGAGCGTGAACTCCTGAAGCAACTTGGGGAGTTCACCAAGACGCTTGAGCGAGGTGCTGCCACGGCTTCGGCCCATGGGGTAACCGAGTACCTCGAGAAGACCTCTGGTGCGGCCAACGCCTGGTACCATGCCGGCAATCCAAGTCGGAACCCCGAGTTGGCTGTATTGGTGGACGATCCCGACCTGCGCAACGCTCGTCTCGCGCTCGCCAGGGCGGTCCAAGTCGTTCTTCGGAACGGCCTCGCAGTGTTGGGCATCGATGCACCACAGCGCCTCGATCGTCCTTCCGACGACTCTTCTTCTTGA
- the ribD gene encoding bifunctional diaminohydroxyphosphoribosylaminopyrimidine deaminase/5-amino-6-(5-phosphoribosylamino)uracil reductase RibD, whose protein sequence is MNDDALSREDHAHLEWSRMLARRGWGRVHPNPLVGCVLVRDGRVVGEGFHKEFGGPHAEIAALEAARSQAEGATVYVSLEPCNHEGKTPPCAKALIQAGVSRVVFGVAEPGETAGGGTETLRAAGIEVDGPVWSAEVGRSENPAFFHARASDTPYVALKLAMSMDARIGTNGPEPTRITGIEAEREVHRLRTGFDGVLIGAGTVRSDDPRLTVRMAPLGRKAVRRLVLDPSAQLTKSAALFDDAAETPVHVFTSRATSELDIERLEEAGAQVHPVPVDSEGRLDLSAVLRIAGDLGIESILCEGGSTLAGSLLRESLVQRLYLFVAPMTLGPEAVPAFSDTVHPLDWEHFSPAFAPEVHGHDTLIVLDREES, encoded by the coding sequence ATGAACGACGACGCTCTCTCTCGAGAGGACCACGCCCACCTCGAGTGGTCCCGTATGTTGGCGCGGCGTGGCTGGGGCCGAGTCCACCCCAATCCACTCGTGGGGTGTGTGCTGGTCCGAGACGGACGCGTCGTCGGAGAAGGTTTCCACAAAGAATTTGGTGGCCCTCATGCGGAGATCGCGGCGCTTGAGGCAGCTCGCTCACAAGCGGAGGGGGCCACGGTCTACGTGAGCCTCGAGCCGTGTAATCACGAAGGGAAGACGCCCCCCTGCGCGAAGGCCCTGATTCAGGCTGGTGTCTCGAGGGTCGTGTTCGGAGTCGCGGAACCGGGTGAAACCGCCGGTGGCGGGACCGAGACCCTTCGAGCAGCCGGGATCGAGGTCGACGGCCCCGTGTGGAGTGCCGAGGTCGGCCGGTCAGAGAATCCCGCCTTCTTCCACGCCCGCGCGTCCGACACGCCCTACGTCGCATTGAAGCTGGCGATGAGCATGGATGCCCGCATCGGGACCAACGGCCCTGAGCCGACTCGAATCACCGGAATCGAGGCAGAGCGCGAAGTACACCGCTTGCGGACCGGCTTCGACGGGGTCTTGATCGGAGCGGGCACCGTGAGATCCGACGATCCGCGTCTCACGGTGCGCATGGCACCTCTCGGACGAAAAGCTGTCCGGCGCCTGGTGCTCGACCCGTCCGCACAGCTTACGAAGTCCGCAGCGTTGTTCGACGACGCCGCGGAGACTCCGGTGCACGTGTTCACGAGTAGGGCCACATCCGAACTCGACATCGAGCGACTTGAAGAGGCTGGCGCACAGGTACACCCCGTGCCGGTCGACTCCGAGGGTCGCCTCGACCTTAGCGCGGTTCTCCGTATCGCCGGCGACCTCGGTATCGAGTCGATCCTGTGCGAAGGCGGATCGACGCTCGCGGGAAGTCTGCTTCGGGAAAGTCTCGTACAGAGGTTGTACCTGTTCGTGGCACCCATGACGTTGGGTCCGGAAGCTGTCCCGGCCTTCTCGGACACGGTGCATCCATTGGACTGGGAGCACTTCTCACCAGCCTTCGCTCCGGAAGTGCACGGGCACGACACGCTCATCGTTCTGGACCGAGAGGAGTCCTGA
- a CDS encoding methylmalonyl-CoA mutase family protein — MSEPKDPRFTTDSGLDVERLYGDETARGAPGSFPFTRGIYPNMYRGRVWTMRQYAGFGTADATNERFRYLLDQGQTGLSVAFDLPTQMGYDSDASIAQGEVGRVGVAIDSLDDMRRLFSQIDLGEVSTSMTINSTAAVLLAFYVALGDEQGVSRDRLSGTVQNDVLKEYIARGTYIYPVDHSLRLVSDIIAFCSKDIPKWNTISISGYHIREAGSTAPQEVAFTFANGLEYVSQALEAGLDIESFAPRLSFFFAAHNDLFEEVAKFRAARRLWATLLRERYGASDKSSRLRFHTQTGGSTLTAQQPHNNVVRVTVQALAAALGGTQSLHTNGFDEALALPTEESAKVALRTQQILSSESGITRTADPLGGSHYVEALTDEIERIALEYLEKIDELGGASKAIDYMQEEIHQAAYAHQMDIESGERAVVGVNVHAEDEGSPHIGKPDYGELEEGQLGRLSEHKSARDVGEVSARLDAIGNAARGSDNLMPHIIEAVKAGVTLGEVSNQLRSAWGTYDG, encoded by the coding sequence GTGAGTGAGCCGAAAGACCCGCGATTCACTACAGACAGTGGCCTAGACGTCGAACGGCTATACGGGGACGAGACGGCACGAGGTGCGCCGGGCTCTTTTCCGTTCACACGAGGCATCTACCCCAATATGTACCGTGGGCGTGTATGGACCATGCGCCAGTACGCCGGCTTCGGGACGGCTGATGCGACCAACGAGCGCTTCAGGTACTTGCTGGATCAAGGACAGACCGGGCTCTCTGTAGCGTTCGACCTACCCACACAAATGGGGTACGACTCGGACGCGTCCATAGCCCAGGGCGAGGTTGGCCGCGTCGGTGTCGCGATCGACTCGCTGGACGACATGAGGCGGTTGTTCAGTCAGATCGACCTGGGCGAGGTGTCCACGTCCATGACGATCAATTCAACCGCTGCTGTACTCTTGGCCTTCTACGTGGCGCTGGGCGACGAGCAAGGCGTGTCGCGTGACCGGCTTTCAGGGACCGTCCAGAACGACGTACTCAAGGAGTACATCGCTCGGGGGACGTACATCTATCCGGTCGATCATTCGCTTCGGCTCGTCTCTGACATCATCGCCTTTTGTTCGAAAGATATCCCGAAGTGGAATACGATCTCGATCTCAGGCTACCACATCCGGGAAGCGGGATCGACCGCTCCTCAGGAAGTGGCCTTCACATTTGCGAACGGCCTGGAGTACGTGTCACAGGCTCTGGAAGCGGGACTCGACATAGAGTCCTTCGCACCTCGCCTGTCTTTCTTCTTCGCGGCACATAACGACCTCTTCGAAGAAGTGGCCAAATTTCGAGCCGCCCGCCGTCTTTGGGCGACGCTCCTCCGAGAACGTTACGGCGCCTCGGACAAGTCCAGCCGGCTGCGTTTTCACACGCAAACGGGAGGATCGACGCTGACCGCTCAGCAACCGCACAACAATGTGGTTCGGGTCACAGTTCAGGCGCTCGCTGCTGCGTTGGGGGGCACTCAGTCTCTGCACACCAACGGCTTCGACGAAGCATTGGCGCTTCCTACGGAGGAGTCGGCCAAAGTCGCGCTCCGGACGCAGCAGATCCTCTCTTCCGAGTCTGGTATCACACGCACGGCCGATCCGCTCGGGGGCTCCCACTACGTGGAAGCTCTGACGGATGAAATCGAGCGCATCGCGCTGGAGTATCTCGAGAAGATCGACGAATTGGGCGGCGCGTCGAAGGCGATCGACTACATGCAGGAAGAAATCCACCAGGCCGCCTACGCGCACCAGATGGACATTGAGTCGGGCGAGCGTGCGGTGGTCGGAGTCAACGTGCATGCGGAAGACGAGGGCAGCCCTCATATCGGAAAGCCGGACTACGGAGAGCTAGAGGAAGGCCAACTCGGTCGACTGTCTGAGCACAAGTCGGCGAGGGATGTCGGAGAGGTCTCTGCCCGACTCGACGCGATCGGCAACGCTGCGCGGGGGAGCGACAACCTGATGCCACATATCATCGAGGCCGTCAAAGCCGGTGTGACTCTAGGTGAGGTCAGCAACCAGCTCAGGTCTGCCTGGGGCACATACGACGGATGA
- a CDS encoding zinc ribbon domain-containing protein, whose translation MPTYDYSCPNGHRFEVFQRMSDEPVSECAECGAVAERVISGGVGFLFKGDGFYITESRSDDYKKKASADSPSDSSSASGDSPKKAAAPKKDAAPPIPSKD comes from the coding sequence ATGCCCACGTACGACTACAGCTGCCCGAACGGACACCGTTTCGAGGTGTTCCAACGCATGTCCGACGAACCCGTGTCCGAGTGCGCGGAGTGCGGTGCTGTCGCAGAGCGCGTGATTTCCGGCGGCGTGGGCTTTCTCTTCAAGGGTGACGGGTTCTACATCACCGAGTCCCGCTCGGATGACTACAAGAAGAAGGCGTCAGCGGATTCGCCTTCAGACTCGTCTTCGGCCTCGGGCGACTCGCCTAAGAAGGCGGCCGCGCCCAAGAAAGACGCGGCTCCACCCATTCCTTCGAAAGACTGA